A region from the Triticum aestivum cultivar Chinese Spring chromosome 3D, IWGSC CS RefSeq v2.1, whole genome shotgun sequence genome encodes:
- the LOC123073821 gene encoding uncharacterized protein, translated as MEQHERAAVDPLEGQTEQGGEDPAPAAVLAGEVAGAKEGDQERAPETHNPVGAAASEGAKKQDLEEPSPESDEVAAASTNIQSEDREAFEDPMETHFEFRSAAADATPTYTSLRARSRKQAGPTKFVAVGAPDGAGSEAPVLGASSSSAPARAAGTHEDFSATAAPGATVAIAHASPPDSNRRLPSRSRKQYSPMRFASAGASTSTGAPAAGDPAPPARGRKQPRPEHFIPEEAAATAGAKARRGDIVLDRFLSSTMARGSSVSDWARDVTAEDAGRQPKRPRGVESFRIRDASRHAARACGLRVAISRLGASCGGSSSPSTAAPGQPEGSGKMYGILAVLGASLALSVVSCVLFYLVGQSSQAAPSGENQDK; from the exons ATGGAGCAACACGAGCGCGCGGCTGTTGATCCGCTCGAGGGGCAGACGGAGCAGGGCGGGGAGGATCCCGCTCCGGCGGCGGTtctcgccggcgaggtggccggcgcCAAGGAGGGCGACCAGGAGCGCGCCCCGGAGACGCACAATCCCGTCGGTGCCGCCGCGTCGGAGGGCGCCAAGAAGCAGGATCTTGAG GAACCTTCGCCGGAGTCCGACGAGGTCGCGGCGGCGTCTACCAACATCCAGAGCGAAGACCGCGAGGCGTTCGAGGACCCTATGGAGACTCACTTCG AGTTCCGATCAGCGGCCGCCGATGCGACGCCGACGTACACCTCCCTCCGCGCACGGTCAAGGAAGCAGGCCGGGCCGACGAAGTTCGTCGCCGTGGGAGCTCCCGACGGTGCCGGCTCCGAGGCGCCTGTTCTTGGCGCGTCGTCGTCTTCGGCGCCGGCGCGAGCGGCGGGCACGCACGAGGACTTCTCTGCGACGGCCG CGCCCGGCGCCACGGTGGCGATCGCGCACGCCTCGCCGCCCGACTCCAATCGCCGCCTGCCGTCGCGAAGCAGGAAGCAGTACTCCCCGATGCGCTTCGCCTCCGCGGGGGCGTCAACTTCGACCGGCGCACCGGCCGCAGGCGACCCAGCTCCCCCTGCTCGAGGCAGGAAGCAGCCCCGGCCCGAGCACTTCATCCCGGAGGAAGCGGCAGCCACGGCCGGCGCCAAAGCTCGCCGGGGCGACATCGTCCTCGACAGGTTCCTCTCGTCTACTATGGCCCGCGGCTCCTCGGTTTCGGATTGGGCGAGGGACGTCACGGCGGAGGACGCGGGTCGGCAGCCCAAGCGCCCGCGCGGCGTCGAGAGCTTCAGGATCAGGGACGCGAGCCGCCACGCCGCCCGTGCCTGCGGGCTACGCGTCGCGATCAGCCGCCTCGGAGCCTCGTGCGGCGGCAGTTCGTCGCCATCAACGGCGGCCCCGGGACAGCCCGAGGGGAGCGGGAAGATGTACGGCATCCTCGCCGTTCTCGGCGCTTCTCTGGCGCTCAGCGTGGTGTCCTGCGTGCTGTTCTACCTCGTCGGTCAGAGCAGCCAGGCTGCTCCCTCCGGGGAGAACCAGGACAAG TGA
- the LOC123073822 gene encoding uncharacterized protein: MVEEEEASAELISPRISFSHDLAAFAAATAACPATTQPEPRRSDASLMPRRRRRRAPEPEFDFANAAAADVAPADRLFADGKLLPVPPLPPTAPHARCAKATRPAPRSWASPFARSSSVNSARAAASGRFTCPAFPLMRSRSTGSAAAAATVGAHQRPHCKKVAPTTTTTAASGAVHNGNSGGGARSVYYYGYGGGRNGTDGHGGGGVRVSPVLNVTSIGTSVVNMLSHLLCDCGEKASKQQSRGFGVRCWVTR, translated from the coding sequence atggtggaggaggaggaggcttcggCGGAGCTGATCAGCCCCAGGATCTCCTTCTCGCACGACCTCGCCGCCTTCGCGGCGGCCACCGCGGCGTGTCCGGCGACGACGCAGCCCGAGCCAAGGCGGTCGGACGCGTCCCTCatgccgcggcggaggcggcggcgcgcgccgGAGCCGGAGTTCGACTTCGCCAACGCGGCGGCCGCCGACGTCGCGCCGGCCGACCGCCTCTTCGCCGACGGCAAGCTGCTCCccgtgccgccgctgccgcccaccGCCCCGCACGCGCGCTGCGCCAAGGCGACGAGGCCGGCGCCGCGGTCGTGGGCGTCCCCGTTCGcgcgcagcagcagcgtcaactcCGCCAGGGCGGCGGCGTCCGGGAGGTTCACCTGCCCCGCGTTCCCGCTCATGCGGAGCCGCTCGACCGGCTCTGCGGCGGCCGCGGCCACGGTCGGCGCCCACCAGCGGCCGCATTGCAAGAAAGTCgctccgacgacgacgacgacggccgcATCCGGTGCTGTTCACAACGGCAACAGCGGTGGTGGTGCGAGATCGGTTTACTACTACGGATACGGCGGCGGCAGGAACGGCACCGACGGCCATGGTGGCGGCGGGGTCCGGGTGAGCCCGGTGCTGAACGTGACGTCCATCGGCACCAGCGTGGTGAACATGCTGAGCCACCTGCTGTGCGACTGCGGCGAGAAGGCCAGCAAGCAGCAGAGCAGGGGCTTCGGGGTGCGCTGCTGGGTAACCAGATAG